GCCATGCCATTTTTTTTTCTGTAACGGTGTGGGGCGCGGAGCCCTTGCCGGTTACGGTGCGATCGGTGGCAAATCTGGTGGTGCATTTGCGCGGGGAGACCATGGCCGAGGTGGTGGCTGTCCGGGATACCCTGCTGGCGGCGGAGGTGGCTGGGCGGATTCGCAATGTTTTGGTGCAGGTGGGAGACCAGGTGGCCACCGGGGATCTTTTGGTGGTCCAGGATGACCGGTTGCTGAAACTGCGTGTCGACGAAGCAGAGGGTGGCTTGCAAGAGTTGCGGGCCAATCGGGATCTTGCCGTCCGACAGGCGGCCCGTGCCCAAACCCTGCGGGAAAAAGGCCAAGCCACCGATGAACAATTGGAACGTCGGGAAACGGAACGGGCAGTCCTGGAAGCAGGTATCCGGCGACAGGAGGCAACCCTGGCGGCGTTGCGGTTGCAGGCGGAACAGTGTCGAATCACAGCCCCGTTTGCCGGTCAGGTGGTGACCCGCGAGGCCCAACCCGGCCTGTGGGCCGGGCCGGGAACGCCTCTGCTCCGTCTCGTGGATACCCGGGAAACCCGTGTGGCGGCCCAAATGGCAGCCGGGCAGGCCGAACAGATGGAAAAAATCACCGGCTGGTTTTTTGTGCAGGGCGGCCAACGAATACCCTTGATACCACAAGTGTTGCTGCGAGTTGCTTCATCGACCGCCCGGACCCGGGAGGCCCGTTTCACGTTGACCGGTGCGTCGCCACCCGTGGGAAGTTCCG
This sequence is a window from Magnetococcales bacterium. Protein-coding genes within it:
- a CDS encoding efflux RND transporter periplasmic adaptor subunit, with amino-acid sequence MRLLIACHAIFFSVTVWGAEPLPVTVRSVANLVVHLRGETMAEVVAVRDTLLAAEVAGRIRNVLVQVGDQVATGDLLVVQDDRLLKLRVDEAEGGLQELRANRDLAVRQAARAQTLREKGQATDEQLERRETERAVLEAGIRRQEATLAALRLQAEQCRITAPFAGQVVTREAQPGLWAGPGTPLLRLVDTRETRVAAQMAAGQAEQMEKITGWFFVQGGQRIPLIPQVLLRVASSTARTREARFTLTGASPPVGSSGRLVWEDVRPHLPAWLIVRREGKLGVFLVQDGKGVFQVLPEAQEGRPVPLDAGLPIPTTAMLVIKGREALTDGQAVRISKDAAE